Proteins co-encoded in one Anabaena sphaerica FACHB-251 genomic window:
- a CDS encoding carboxypeptidase-like regulatory domain-containing protein: MQQHLWHKISICLFAAIPIICQIITIPAQADSPVTPNSETTQSPDKKADNITEFVVFPVGLNVGKRTVKSGFLVRGKEDGAEAVDFAHWLLPYDAVIEALKLNVTTLEDGQLEVKSPGLVTRIDLKKFRTDAELGLVLTIEDLQSIFGVKAEFNINEYAIILDVPWENKSTENLAEVENLIFLEGLPRIKNENINISAIEQKVNISGSDRQLTNYRGELITVGSAFGGSWFLRTNQRDLTDQQTWNISDAQFFRPSNSTDYFVGSQRSFWQSQGDFWGFTYINRQGFIPPQTFGGGLVDARQRLQASAIGRTIAGKAEPGTLARLVQGFGDRVIAEILVDSSGIYRFENIKNNNQFGSNNYRVLLYPQGRLTAQPEIQAASFTNVLGQIPAGTSAFIASAGMKRESSGNGSLLGNFSDFQGGIAGRWGLSESLTVGLGGVYEDSPKALAELFYRPTNIPVQVALFALSGEDGNVNADIRYEPFSSLNLTFNSDRFSQRSQMNWQILPNLSLFALNDSRDATSGGLQMNYSGKNFSTFGRVSFDSKDRIRWNLLQRLGQLELTQRGNEIGTLSEFTYKVSQNKWFDSGNSLLLSYETNSQNRSDKLLNVGWRYRSGERANDGNYLWEFQLGYGLGSQGDGIIASLGTTILPGLSLRGRYQGVSVTSDQSTFSLDLVSSLSLQRGIKPGDRRSEYFRSQGGLLIQPFFDKNNNGKRDSGEEFYTKDAETLVIVNNRAIKSFLPDIRSDRILLRLAPGKYRLDLDPAGFPPDWQATIEALAVDVIPGSYTPVMIPLILSYTVSGVVTDAQGNAVAGARVEAIETTQGIRRFSVTNGAGVYYLETLPQGNYQLEINGKSAGNLTLDAASEPFQELNLQFSAN, encoded by the coding sequence ATGCAACAGCATCTATGGCATAAAATAAGTATTTGTCTGTTTGCTGCTATCCCAATTATTTGCCAAATTATTACAATACCAGCGCAAGCAGATAGCCCTGTCACCCCTAATTCAGAAACAACTCAATCACCTGATAAAAAAGCTGATAATATCACAGAATTTGTAGTTTTTCCTGTGGGTTTAAATGTCGGTAAACGCACGGTTAAATCTGGGTTTTTGGTGCGAGGTAAAGAAGATGGTGCAGAAGCGGTTGATTTTGCCCATTGGCTATTACCTTATGATGCTGTTATTGAAGCTTTAAAATTAAATGTTACTACCTTAGAAGATGGTCAATTAGAAGTTAAATCACCTGGGTTAGTCACACGCATAGATCTGAAAAAATTTAGAACTGATGCAGAATTAGGATTAGTGCTAACAATTGAAGATTTACAATCTATATTTGGGGTAAAAGCTGAATTTAATATTAATGAATATGCGATTATTTTAGATGTTCCTTGGGAAAATAAATCGACTGAAAATTTAGCAGAAGTTGAAAATTTAATTTTCTTAGAAGGTTTACCAAGAATCAAAAATGAAAATATTAATATATCAGCAATAGAACAAAAAGTAAATATTAGTGGTAGTGATAGACAATTAACTAATTACAGGGGTGAGTTAATAACTGTTGGTAGTGCTTTTGGTGGTTCTTGGTTTTTACGGACAAATCAAAGAGATTTAACTGATCAACAAACTTGGAATATCTCAGACGCGCAATTTTTTAGACCGTCTAATTCAACAGATTATTTTGTTGGTTCTCAGCGCAGTTTTTGGCAAAGTCAGGGAGATTTTTGGGGTTTTACCTACATTAACAGACAAGGTTTTATACCTCCTCAAACTTTTGGTGGTGGTTTGGTAGATGCTCGTCAACGGTTACAAGCTTCTGCAATTGGACGTACCATAGCAGGTAAAGCTGAACCAGGTACGTTAGCGCGGTTAGTACAGGGTTTTGGTGATAGAGTAATTGCGGAAATTTTAGTTGATTCTTCTGGTATTTATCGCTTTGAAAATATTAAAAATAATAATCAATTTGGTAGTAATAATTATCGAGTTTTATTATATCCTCAAGGAAGATTAACCGCCCAACCAGAAATCCAAGCAGCCAGTTTTACGAATGTGCTGGGACAAATACCCGCAGGTACTTCGGCGTTTATCGCTTCCGCTGGAATGAAAAGAGAATCTTCAGGAAACGGAAGTTTGTTAGGAAACTTTTCTGATTTTCAGGGGGGAATTGCTGGTCGTTGGGGGTTATCAGAAAGTTTAACCGTTGGTTTAGGTGGGGTGTATGAAGACTCTCCCAAAGCTTTGGCAGAATTATTCTATCGTCCCACTAATATACCTGTACAAGTAGCATTGTTTGCACTTTCAGGCGAGGATGGAAATGTCAATGCAGATATTCGCTATGAACCATTTTCTAGTTTGAATCTAACATTTAATAGCGATCGCTTTTCTCAACGTTCTCAAATGAATTGGCAAATATTGCCCAATTTGAGTTTATTCGCTTTGAATGATTCCCGTGATGCTACATCTGGGGGATTGCAAATGAACTACAGTGGTAAGAATTTTTCTACCTTTGGTCGTGTTAGCTTTGATAGTAAAGATCGCATACGCTGGAATTTGCTACAACGTCTCGGTCAATTAGAACTAACACAGCGCGGAAATGAAATTGGTACTTTATCAGAATTTACTTATAAAGTATCACAAAACAAGTGGTTTGATTCAGGGAACTCGTTATTATTAAGTTATGAAACCAACAGTCAAAATCGTAGTGATAAGTTGTTAAATGTTGGTTGGCGTTATCGTTCTGGGGAAAGAGCAAATGATGGTAATTATCTTTGGGAATTTCAATTAGGTTATGGACTTGGTTCTCAAGGTGATGGAATTATTGCTTCTTTAGGGACAACAATTTTACCAGGTTTATCATTGCGTGGACGTTATCAAGGTGTATCAGTAACTTCTGATCAATCAACTTTTAGTTTAGATTTAGTATCTAGTCTCAGTTTACAACGAGGTATTAAACCCGGTGATAGACGTTCTGAATACTTCCGCAGTCAAGGAGGTTTATTAATTCAACCTTTTTTTGATAAAAATAATAATGGTAAACGAGATAGTGGGGAAGAATTTTATACTAAAGATGCGGAAACACTGGTAATAGTTAATAATCGTGCCATTAAATCTTTTTTACCAGATATTCGGAGCGATAGGATTTTATTACGTCTTGCACCAGGAAAATACCGTTTAGACCTTGACCCCGCAGGATTTCCCCCCGACTGGCAAGCTACAATTGAAGCATTAGCAGTAGATGTCATTCCTGGTAGTTATACTCCTGTGATGATTCCGCTGATTCTCTCCTACACAGTATCAGGAGTTGTCACTGATGCCCAAGGTAATGCTGTTGCAGGTGCGAGAGTAGAAGCCATAGAAACAACCCAGGGAATTAGGCGTTTTTCTGTTACTAATGGTGCTGGAGTTTATTATTTAGAAACTTTACCCCAAGGAAATTATCAACTAGAAATTAATGGTAAATCAGCTGGTAATTTAACATTAGACGCAGCATCTGAACCATTCCAAGAACTAAATCTGCAATTTTCTGCTAATTAA
- a CDS encoding J domain-containing protein, whose amino-acid sequence MDIGDCYRLLGLRSGASFAEIKASYRRLVQQYHPDINPDDEKSKEKFIALTEAYKLLQTVVPPEEIAPKSHSSFTSSTSVGSYTEATPQQSASTTTVMPHPPTVEDIEQRLKWKTYEQLQRFLQAKRFPQAIALVEALAARLPGDMEVRQWQAISYQIWGRALINEKQMPKARIYLKKAIKTDPHNKALFNEVQRDFERLGIKF is encoded by the coding sequence ATGGATATCGGAGATTGCTACCGTTTATTGGGGTTAAGATCAGGGGCCTCTTTTGCTGAAATCAAAGCGTCTTACCGCCGACTGGTACAGCAATATCATCCCGATATCAACCCAGATGATGAAAAATCTAAAGAAAAATTTATTGCCTTGACTGAGGCTTACAAACTCTTACAAACGGTAGTACCGCCAGAGGAAATAGCCCCCAAATCACATAGTTCATTTACTTCATCAACTTCTGTGGGTAGTTACACTGAGGCAACACCCCAACAGTCAGCATCAACAACGACAGTGATGCCACATCCACCGACAGTAGAGGATATAGAACAACGCTTAAAATGGAAAACTTATGAGCAGTTGCAACGGTTTCTGCAAGCAAAACGTTTTCCTCAAGCGATCGCTCTAGTTGAGGCTTTAGCAGCTAGATTACCAGGAGATATGGAAGTACGACAATGGCAAGCCATATCTTATCAAATCTGGGGAAGGGCGCTAATTAATGAAAAACAAATGCCAAAAGCGAGAATCTATCTTAAAAAGGCTATAAAAACAGATCCCCATAATAAAGCTCTGTTTAACGAAGTCCAGCGAGATTTTGAGCGTTTAGGGATTAAATTTTAA
- a CDS encoding DMT family transporter: MTTNNQEVLENEKKPTTLSVEIIPFLLLIIALFALSITGILVKFSLSEMSINVTLFNRSWIAAVVFALWNGIYQLRTQLSEEPVIPQQRYQIRDYALLLGASLAYMLGRLLWTWSLTQTSIANANVLGGLSPVFTTLGGWLLFKQLFDRKFLFGMLLAILGAAVLGFDDFLVSNNGLLGDFAALGCAVLYATTYLILEYLRSKFSVETVLMWRCLVGAVLTLPLVQIYEDQFFPTSLSGWLIVFSLAIVCEALGHGLTVYSLKSFSSTFVLIVFLLDPVIAAILAWILFSENLTFLNLVGFTVIIGGIYLAKTGKGADKKSSANISAEETNVTPAN; this comes from the coding sequence ATGACAACGAACAATCAAGAAGTATTAGAGAACGAGAAAAAACCGACAACATTATCAGTAGAAATTATTCCATTTCTCTTGTTGATTATCGCTTTATTCGCTTTATCAATAACAGGAATCTTAGTCAAATTTTCCCTGAGCGAAATGAGTATAAATGTAACACTATTCAATCGCTCTTGGATAGCCGCTGTCGTATTTGCGTTGTGGAATGGGATTTATCAATTACGCACTCAATTATCAGAAGAACCAGTCATACCACAGCAACGTTACCAAATTCGCGATTATGCACTTTTACTAGGAGCATCTCTAGCTTATATGTTAGGTCGCCTCCTTTGGACTTGGTCTCTGACTCAAACCAGTATCGCTAATGCTAATGTGTTGGGTGGTTTAAGCCCAGTATTTACTACATTAGGAGGCTGGTTGTTATTCAAACAGCTTTTTGACCGAAAATTTCTGTTCGGAATGCTTCTGGCAATACTAGGAGCAGCAGTCTTAGGATTTGATGACTTCTTAGTCTCTAATAACGGTCTTCTTGGTGACTTTGCTGCTCTTGGGTGTGCGGTATTATATGCAACCACCTATTTAATTTTAGAATATTTACGAAGCAAATTTTCAGTAGAAACTGTACTTATGTGGCGCTGCTTGGTTGGGGCTGTATTGACGTTACCACTCGTACAGATATATGAAGATCAATTCTTCCCAACTTCTTTATCAGGCTGGTTAATTGTATTTTCCCTAGCTATTGTTTGTGAAGCTTTAGGTCATGGGTTGACAGTATACAGTCTCAAAAGCTTTTCCTCCACCTTTGTGCTGATAGTGTTTTTACTTGATCCAGTCATTGCTGCAATTCTGGCTTGGATACTCTTTTCCGAGAATTTAACTTTTTTAAACTTGGTGGGTTTTACTGTGATTATAGGAGGTATTTATTTAGCCAAAACTGGCAAAGGTGCAGACAAGAAATCTAGTGCAAATATTTCAGCAGAAGAAACTAATGTAACTCCAGCCAACTAA
- a CDS encoding MoaD/ThiS family protein encodes MSQSAITVTVKLFAAYQEAYGLTELMLEFPHGTPVKAVCDRFISEHPQLGKWRDVTRFGINLIFVEPDTPLKNGDEVVLIPPVSGG; translated from the coding sequence ATGTCTCAATCTGCAATCACTGTAACCGTTAAATTGTTCGCTGCCTATCAAGAGGCTTATGGTCTTACGGAACTAATGCTGGAATTTCCTCATGGTACACCAGTAAAAGCGGTGTGCGATCGCTTCATCTCCGAACATCCACAACTGGGCAAATGGCGTGATGTTACCCGCTTTGGCATTAATCTGATCTTTGTCGAACCAGACACACCTCTAAAAAACGGCGATGAAGTCGTACTCATTCCACCCGTTAGCGGTGGTTGA
- a CDS encoding Rieske 2Fe-2S domain-containing protein produces MQAEFNFFQHWYPLSPIEDLDPQRPVPVTLLGIRLVIWKPRSSENYRVFLDQCPHRLAPLSEGRVDDKTGNLMCSYHGWQFDDQGICTHIPQAENPELVAKNQQNFCVLSLPVREANDLLWVWPDAKTAEQAATTPLPLSPQIDANKGFVWSSYVRDLEYDWQTLIENVADPSHVPFSHHGVQGKRENAQPIPINISKSTPVLIEANTSGRFPTTITFEPPCRLEYAISIPNSDKQLGLITYCIPVSPGKCRIVAQFPRNFAKTLHGFTPRWWSHIRTRNLVLDGDMMLLNQQEHLLQQKQLKESWKTAYKLPTSADRLVIEFRTWFDKYCQGQLPWNEVGISHPETKINDNRLVMLDRYKQHTQHCSSCRNALKNFQRLQIALLSYFVIAVSGVAVLPDNLRIQIGLPLIITALLGMGIYSWLKLWLIPKFYFVDYIHAQK; encoded by the coding sequence ATGCAAGCCGAATTTAACTTTTTTCAGCACTGGTATCCTCTCTCACCTATTGAAGACCTTGATCCACAGCGTCCAGTTCCCGTAACTTTATTAGGAATTAGACTAGTGATCTGGAAGCCTAGATCATCTGAGAATTACCGGGTATTTTTAGATCAGTGTCCTCACCGTCTAGCACCCTTAAGCGAGGGTCGTGTTGACGATAAGACAGGGAATTTGATGTGTAGTTATCATGGTTGGCAATTTGATGACCAAGGTATCTGTACTCATATTCCCCAAGCTGAAAATCCTGAACTTGTCGCTAAAAATCAACAAAATTTCTGTGTCCTTTCTCTACCAGTGCGGGAAGCAAATGATTTGCTTTGGGTCTGGCCTGATGCTAAAACAGCAGAACAAGCCGCAACTACACCCCTACCTTTATCACCACAAATAGATGCTAACAAAGGTTTTGTCTGGTCTTCCTATGTGCGTGATTTAGAATACGATTGGCAAACATTAATAGAAAATGTAGCAGATCCCAGTCATGTTCCTTTTTCTCATCATGGGGTACAAGGTAAGAGAGAGAATGCACAACCTATACCTATCAATATCAGTAAATCAACTCCAGTTTTAATTGAAGCAAATACGTCTGGGCGTTTTCCAACTACAATTACCTTTGAACCACCCTGTCGCTTGGAATATGCAATTAGTATTCCCAATTCAGATAAACAACTGGGATTAATCACTTATTGTATTCCTGTGTCTCCAGGTAAATGTAGAATAGTTGCTCAATTTCCCCGCAACTTTGCTAAAACACTTCATGGTTTTACACCCCGTTGGTGGTCACATATCAGAACTAGGAATCTAGTTCTTGATGGAGATATGATGTTGCTAAATCAGCAAGAACATTTACTTCAGCAAAAACAATTAAAAGAAAGCTGGAAAACTGCCTATAAACTACCTACAAGCGCGGATCGTTTGGTAATTGAGTTTCGGACTTGGTTTGATAAATATTGTCAAGGTCAGCTACCTTGGAATGAGGTAGGAATTAGTCATCCAGAAACCAAAATCAATGATAATCGTCTCGTCATGTTGGATCGTTACAAACAACATACCCAGCATTGTAGTAGTTGTCGTAATGCTCTGAAAAATTTCCAACGTTTGCAAATTGCTCTTTTGTCCTATTTTGTGATTGCTGTATCTGGGGTTGCTGTCCTTCCTGATAATTTGCGTATTCAGATAGGCTTACCATTAATAATTACAGCACTTTTAGGAATGGGAATTTATTCTTGGTTGAAACTTTGGCTGATTCCTAAATTTTACTTTGTCGATTATATTCATGCTCAGAAATAA
- a CDS encoding ATP-dependent Clp protease proteolytic subunit: MPIGVPKVPYRMPGGQYTDWISIYDRLYRERIIFLGRDVDDEIANQIIAVMLYLDSDDPGKDIYLYINSPGGMVTSGLAIYDTMQHIKSDVVTICVGLAASMGSFLLTAGAKGKRMALPHSRIMIHQPSGGTRGQASDIEIEAREILRIRSQLNQIYADNTGQALAKIEKDMDRDFFMSAQEAKEYGLIDRVIEERI, translated from the coding sequence ATGCCTATAGGCGTTCCTAAAGTTCCTTACCGGATGCCCGGAGGACAGTATACAGATTGGATTAGCATTTATGACCGCCTGTACCGGGAAAGAATTATTTTCTTGGGACGGGATGTAGATGACGAAATTGCTAACCAAATTATTGCCGTCATGCTTTATTTGGATTCTGATGATCCAGGTAAAGACATTTATTTATACATCAATTCCCCTGGGGGAATGGTGACATCTGGGTTGGCGATTTATGACACCATGCAACACATCAAATCTGATGTTGTCACCATTTGCGTTGGTTTAGCTGCTTCAATGGGATCTTTCTTGTTAACAGCTGGTGCTAAAGGCAAACGCATGGCTCTACCTCACTCCCGGATCATGATTCACCAACCTTCTGGTGGTACTCGCGGACAAGCTTCTGATATCGAAATCGAAGCCAGAGAAATTCTGCGAATTCGTAGTCAGCTAAATCAGATTTATGCTGATAACACTGGTCAAGCTTTGGCCAAAATTGAAAAAGACATGGATCGTGATTTTTTCATGTCTGCTCAAGAAGCCAAAGAATATGGTTTAATTGACCGTGTGATTGAAGAACGCATCTAA
- a CDS encoding DUF4037 domain-containing protein, whose amino-acid sequence MSDENYLAAENNHSTTFEIPPLAQTIAAEFSSLPQVLAIVLAGSQTALVADELSDLDFYIYISEEISVEIRSAIAQQFASRFEINNQFWETGDEWIDRQSGCGVDIMYRNPNWIEEQLNSILVKHQPNIGYTTCFLFNVLHSQILFDRTGWFEHLLSVAKQPYPNALRKAIIAKNYPILRKNISSYCHQIELAVERQDWISINHRITALLASYFDIVFAVNYVPHPGEKRLLEYVKKLCRKYPKNLAEHFQNLQVATASNSSSILLNRQINTLIDGLDELLIAEGLLTEDGELV is encoded by the coding sequence ATGTCAGATGAAAATTATTTAGCAGCGGAAAATAACCATTCTACTACGTTTGAAATTCCCCCTTTGGCTCAAACAATAGCTGCTGAATTTAGTAGTTTACCTCAAGTATTAGCCATTGTCTTAGCAGGTTCTCAAACTGCTTTAGTTGCAGATGAATTATCTGATTTAGATTTTTATATTTATATCTCAGAGGAAATTTCCGTCGAAATTAGATCTGCAATTGCTCAACAATTTGCCTCGCGTTTTGAAATTAACAACCAGTTTTGGGAAACTGGTGACGAGTGGATAGATAGACAATCAGGATGCGGTGTAGATATTATGTATCGAAACCCGAATTGGATTGAAGAGCAGCTAAATTCAATTTTAGTCAAACATCAGCCCAATATAGGATATACAACTTGTTTTTTGTTTAATGTTTTGCATTCTCAAATCTTATTTGATAGAACCGGGTGGTTTGAGCATCTACTCTCTGTTGCTAAACAACCCTACCCCAATGCCTTGAGAAAAGCAATCATTGCTAAAAACTATCCTATTTTACGAAAAAATATTTCATCATACTGTCATCAGATAGAGTTAGCAGTTGAACGCCAAGACTGGATCAGTATTAACCATCGAATCACTGCTTTATTAGCAAGTTATTTCGATATTGTTTTTGCTGTTAATTATGTTCCTCATCCGGGGGAAAAACGTTTGCTAGAGTATGTGAAAAAGCTGTGCAGAAAGTATCCAAAAAATCTTGCAGAACACTTTCAAAACTTACAGGTTGCGACTGCCTCTAATTCTTCTTCCATACTCCTAAACCGCCAAATTAATACGTTGATTGATGGTCTAGATGAGTTATTAATAGCAGAGGGATTACTGACAGAAGACGGTGAATTAGTCTAA
- a CDS encoding P pilus assembly protein, chaperone PapD: MLYKSWLSQAAVTLTLSALSLFPSSATAQVSVSPLIIESKAERGQAQAMITVTNTSNVPTRVRVYAEPFTYSRDAGFEVLSSTPTDLTKYLQFSPRELTIKPGESRRVRLISRLAPNLPDGEYRAVIFNESLNETKNSEGNSVALVARIGVTFYVRKGNLSPKLTASGASFNQEQKQIQLLVTNSGQATARPGVNWTLKRGESVIKTGKLDPASVVADSERNLLLKYPSKDDPVPTPGEYQLSGDLIWGDDKNASKLPFNVNITIPTITPSSENRLTPPVNRR, from the coding sequence ATGCTTTATAAATCTTGGCTTTCTCAAGCTGCTGTCACCTTAACGTTATCTGCACTATCTTTATTTCCCAGTTCAGCTACAGCACAAGTTAGCGTTTCTCCCCTAATTATTGAATCCAAAGCTGAAAGGGGACAGGCGCAAGCAATGATTACGGTTACAAATACCAGTAATGTTCCTACTCGTGTGCGTGTCTACGCTGAACCTTTTACCTATAGTCGTGATGCTGGGTTTGAGGTTTTATCATCTACTCCCACTGATTTAACAAAATATCTGCAATTTTCCCCCCGTGAATTAACTATCAAACCGGGAGAAAGTCGCAGAGTCAGGTTAATTAGTCGGTTAGCTCCTAATTTACCAGATGGGGAATATCGAGCAGTAATTTTTAATGAAAGTCTGAATGAGACTAAAAATAGTGAGGGTAATAGTGTAGCTTTAGTGGCGCGAATTGGTGTAACTTTCTATGTGAGAAAAGGCAATCTTTCCCCTAAACTAACTGCATCTGGTGCAAGTTTTAATCAAGAACAAAAACAAATTCAACTCCTCGTTACTAATAGTGGTCAAGCTACTGCACGTCCTGGGGTAAATTGGACTTTAAAACGTGGAGAAAGCGTTATTAAAACTGGAAAATTAGATCCTGCTTCTGTGGTGGCAGATAGCGAGCGGAATTTATTATTAAAATATCCCAGTAAAGATGATCCTGTGCCAACTCCTGGAGAATATCAACTAAGTGGTGATTTAATCTGGGGAGATGATAAAAATGCCAGTAAGTTGCCATTTAATGTAAATATTACTATACCTACTATCACACCTAGCTCCGAGAATAGACTAACTCCACCAGTAAATAGAAGATAA
- a CDS encoding alkaline phosphatase D family protein, producing the protein MDRRTFLKNSLFMGIVICPGEKLPQQLEISEAQVKELLTVKSTNAATSIFPQSVASGEPQMQGITLWTRIGSSKPGLIQVGFEISTDIDFGAITLQGVSQTDASQDYTLKAVVNSPHLQPSTTYYYRFIYQGIASRTGRFQTLPAVKTEVNQVRFAYISCQDYTNGYYNAHRFLAEEDIDFVVFLGDYIYESVGDTSFQRGIRSLQLPSGQPVATTLEDYRYLYQTYNSDPNLQKLRERFAFINIWDDHEFAGDCFGTNTPDQVPFHKSNLRQWATQAWIEHIPTSINFQADQEPLADVQIYRTFKFGNLLELVMTDERLYRDGPPSDKLEEQQQRYLKQNRYMIPDCPERNYPHRTMLGTTQRQWFFDKILDSAATWKIWGNEVMTMQLKYLSALTTKLLGQSTPDLFMSFDQWDGYPAERNLIFQTIKEAGVKNFVTITGDFHTFVTGYQKVNFDDPQEEPIGVEFLVGSMASSNFAEADNSSSQQINPPIEVMTQMLTASNPHIQYFNSTTHGYNVVEVTPEALSCTLKAVSDITTPGGTISILKVFRVPLDQVLIEDLTPA; encoded by the coding sequence ATGGATAGACGGACTTTCCTCAAGAACTCCCTCTTCATGGGTATTGTGATCTGTCCTGGTGAAAAACTCCCACAACAGTTAGAAATCAGTGAGGCTCAAGTCAAAGAGTTGTTGACTGTCAAATCTACTAATGCTGCCACATCTATATTTCCACAGAGTGTGGCATCCGGGGAGCCACAGATGCAGGGGATTACTCTATGGACTCGCATAGGTTCATCAAAACCTGGTTTGATTCAGGTTGGTTTTGAGATTTCTACAGATATTGATTTTGGGGCGATCACTTTACAAGGTGTTTCACAAACAGATGCGTCACAAGATTACACTCTCAAAGCTGTTGTCAATTCTCCCCATCTCCAACCTTCTACCACCTACTACTACCGATTCATTTACCAAGGAATAGCCAGCAGAACAGGTCGTTTTCAGACGCTACCTGCTGTCAAAACTGAAGTCAACCAAGTTCGCTTTGCGTATATCTCCTGCCAGGACTACACTAACGGCTACTACAATGCCCATCGCTTTTTGGCAGAAGAGGACATTGATTTTGTAGTATTTTTGGGCGATTATATCTACGAAAGTGTAGGAGACACCAGTTTCCAAAGAGGCATTCGTTCCCTGCAATTACCCAGCGGTCAACCAGTTGCTACTACATTAGAAGACTATAGATACCTTTATCAAACCTACAACAGCGATCCCAATTTGCAAAAGCTGCGAGAGCGTTTTGCCTTTATCAATATTTGGGATGACCATGAGTTTGCTGGGGATTGCTTTGGGACCAATACTCCTGATCAAGTTCCCTTTCATAAATCAAATCTGCGTCAATGGGCAACTCAAGCCTGGATTGAACACATCCCCACTAGCATTAATTTCCAGGCTGATCAGGAGCCACTAGCTGATGTGCAAATCTATCGCACCTTCAAATTTGGCAACTTATTAGAACTGGTAATGACGGATGAACGTCTCTATCGAGATGGTCCTCCCTCTGACAAGCTTGAAGAGCAGCAGCAGCGGTATCTTAAACAAAACCGATACATGATTCCAGACTGTCCCGAACGGAATTATCCCCACAGAACTATGCTGGGAACTACACAGCGTCAGTGGTTCTTTGATAAAATCCTCGATTCTGCTGCTACTTGGAAAATCTGGGGAAATGAAGTCATGACCATGCAACTCAAGTATTTATCAGCATTGACCACAAAGCTTTTAGGGCAATCAACTCCAGATTTGTTTATGTCCTTCGATCAGTGGGATGGTTATCCGGCTGAACGGAATCTAATTTTTCAAACAATCAAAGAGGCTGGCGTGAAAAACTTTGTCACGATTACTGGTGATTTTCACACTTTTGTCACTGGGTATCAGAAAGTGAACTTTGATGACCCCCAGGAGGAGCCGATAGGGGTGGAGTTCCTAGTTGGCTCAATGGCTTCTTCTAACTTCGCAGAGGCTGATAATTCCAGTTCCCAGCAGATAAACCCACCAATTGAAGTGATGACTCAAATGCTCACAGCTAGTAATCCTCACATTCAATATTTTAACTCCACAACCCACGGTTACAATGTCGTTGAAGTGACACCAGAAGCCCTAAGTTGCACATTGAAAGCAGTCAGCGACATTACAACACCAGGGGGAACAATCTCAATTCTGAAAGTTTTTCGAGTACCTCTTGATCAAGTGTTAATTGAAGACTTAACGCCAGCTTAA
- a CDS encoding ATP-dependent Clp protease proteolytic subunit, translated as MDISPIKAVQAPYYGDNFYRTPPPDLPSLLLKERIVYLGMPLVPAVTELIVAELLFLQSDDPEKPIKIYINSTGTSGYSGEPIGFETEAFAIYDTMKYIKPPIHTICIGSAMGMAAMLLSAGTKGCRASLPNSNIILHQPKSYAQGQATDIQIRAREVLANKVSMVDILSHTTGQQVEKITKDMDRLFYMTPYQAKEYGLIDRVFEKEELANPPLPTSVL; from the coding sequence ATGGACATTTCCCCCATCAAGGCTGTACAAGCCCCCTATTACGGCGATAACTTCTACCGGACACCGCCGCCAGATCTACCTTCCCTACTATTGAAGGAGCGAATTGTCTATCTGGGTATGCCACTGGTGCCTGCTGTCACGGAATTGATCGTCGCCGAATTGCTATTTTTACAATCCGACGACCCCGAAAAGCCAATTAAAATCTACATCAACTCAACTGGCACTTCTGGTTACAGTGGCGAACCTATCGGTTTTGAAACCGAAGCCTTCGCCATCTATGACACCATGAAATACATCAAGCCCCCCATCCACACCATCTGCATCGGTTCGGCGATGGGTATGGCAGCAATGCTTCTCAGTGCTGGTACCAAGGGCTGTCGTGCTAGCTTGCCCAACTCCAACATTATCCTGCATCAGCCCAAAAGCTACGCCCAAGGCCAAGCAACGGATATTCAAATTCGGGCTAGAGAAGTTTTGGCAAACAAAGTATCAATGGTTGATATTCTGTCTCACACCACTGGTCAGCAGGTAGAAAAAATTACCAAAGATATGGATCGTCTCTTCTACATGACTCCTTACCAAGCCAAGGAATACGGTCTGATCGATCGCGTGTTTGAAAAAGAAGAACTGGCCAATCCCCCACTCCCCACTAGTGTGCTTTAA